A stretch of Deltaproteobacteria bacterium DNA encodes these proteins:
- a CDS encoding efflux RND transporter permease subunit, producing MQWLAQISVRRAVFATVLMLAVLVVGWAGYQGLGVDAFPKIDFPVVTVVTRLDGAAPEEVESEISDKLEEAVNTCAGIDELRSQSTEGTSLLFITFNLDTPLDAAVQDVRDHVSRALPNLPKGIDPPVITKLDPDAAPVVYIAVESEKSIREVTELADKHIRRDLENIPGVGQVLLVGGRKRQLNVWLDAEALRAHGVTAAEVMRALGTQNLSAPGGSVQTGPRDLTLRVQGRVESPVELGRIVVRQNGDHPIRVQDLARVEDGQEEEQTAAQLDGKNTLVLSVRKQSGENTVAVVQAVRDRLDGIQKALPPGYKLEVVRDSSGTIRTQVDAVKEHLVLGALFAALVVLLFLGNVRSTVIAALAIPISIVGTFALMWFMGFTLNIITLLALALAVGIVIDDAIVVLENIFRFIHEKKVKPFPAAILATRDIGLAVLATTMSLLAVFLPVAFMSGIIGRFLRSFGLTMAFAIAVSLFVSFTLTPMLSARWLSGADGEVKKSVLERIVDALYLPIERIYMAALRWSMNHRWVIVILCLATLGSCIPLGKAVPKGFVPANDEANFAINLRAAEGTSLQSTLLVAEKVARETRRLPGVKHTLVTIGDGNDLTANKAAIYVKLADPKDRVQSQQELVERTRREVVAKLPKELRVDVSDVDAFNSGQSTKAVQYVINGPDVDKLGHIGESVKMKLKRVAGTADVDTDLVLGKPEVRIHVLRDKAADLGVQVADVSNAVQLLVGGLKVSTYEENGEDYDVRLRAGEQDRSRIDRLGMLTVPSTKLGAVSLRDLVQLSDATGPSQINRLNRRRQVTVSSNVVPGFGESDIQAQLVKIIADEKLPAGYSAQPIGRSKETGKAAKGFMIAFILTFVFMYLVLAAQFESWLYPITIMVCLPLTVPFALISLLLFHQSLTIMSALGILVLFGVVKKNSILQVDHTNNLRAQGMNRLDAILHANRDRLRPILMTTIAFVAGMLPLITSKGIGAGFNRATAGVVVGGQTLSLLLTLLATPVVYSLLDDLSQFFSRIWKAIFTPVDRGQDDLDRVEQVADQIAH from the coding sequence ATGCAGTGGTTGGCACAGATCTCCGTTCGTCGCGCCGTCTTCGCCACGGTGCTCATGCTCGCCGTGCTCGTGGTGGGCTGGGCCGGCTACCAGGGCCTCGGCGTCGACGCGTTCCCGAAGATCGACTTCCCGGTGGTCACCGTGGTCACGCGCCTCGACGGCGCCGCGCCGGAAGAGGTCGAGTCGGAGATCAGCGACAAGCTCGAAGAGGCCGTGAACACCTGCGCCGGCATCGACGAGCTTCGCTCGCAGTCGACCGAAGGCACGAGCCTGCTCTTCATCACCTTCAACCTCGACACGCCGCTCGATGCCGCCGTGCAGGACGTGCGCGACCACGTCTCGCGCGCGCTGCCCAACCTGCCCAAAGGCATCGACCCGCCGGTCATCACCAAGCTCGACCCCGACGCTGCGCCGGTCGTCTACATCGCGGTGGAGTCGGAGAAGTCCATTCGCGAGGTCACCGAGCTCGCCGACAAGCACATCCGCCGCGACCTCGAGAACATCCCCGGCGTGGGCCAGGTGCTGCTCGTCGGCGGCCGCAAGCGCCAGCTCAACGTGTGGCTCGACGCCGAGGCGCTGCGTGCACACGGCGTGACCGCCGCGGAAGTGATGCGCGCCCTGGGCACGCAGAACCTCTCCGCGCCCGGTGGCAGCGTGCAGACCGGCCCGCGCGATCTCACGCTGCGCGTTCAGGGCCGCGTGGAGTCGCCGGTGGAGCTTGGTCGCATCGTGGTGCGCCAGAACGGCGACCACCCCATCCGCGTGCAGGATCTCGCGCGCGTGGAGGACGGCCAGGAAGAAGAGCAGACCGCCGCGCAGCTCGACGGCAAGAACACGCTGGTGCTCTCCGTCCGCAAGCAGAGCGGCGAGAACACCGTGGCCGTGGTGCAGGCCGTGCGCGACCGACTCGACGGAATCCAGAAGGCGCTGCCCCCCGGCTACAAGCTCGAGGTGGTGCGCGACAGCTCCGGCACCATCCGCACGCAGGTCGACGCGGTGAAGGAGCACCTGGTGCTCGGCGCGCTCTTCGCCGCGCTCGTCGTGCTGCTCTTCCTCGGCAACGTGCGCTCGACGGTGATCGCCGCGCTCGCGATTCCAATCTCCATCGTCGGCACGTTCGCGCTGATGTGGTTCATGGGCTTCACGCTCAACATCATCACGCTGCTCGCGCTGGCGCTCGCGGTGGGCATCGTCATCGACGACGCCATCGTGGTGCTCGAGAACATCTTCCGCTTCATCCACGAGAAGAAGGTGAAGCCGTTCCCCGCGGCGATCCTGGCGACGCGCGACATCGGCCTGGCGGTGCTCGCGACCACCATGTCGCTGCTCGCGGTGTTCCTGCCCGTGGCGTTCATGAGCGGCATCATCGGCCGCTTCCTGCGCAGCTTCGGCTTGACGATGGCGTTCGCGATTGCCGTGTCGCTCTTCGTGAGCTTCACCCTCACGCCGATGTTGAGCGCGCGCTGGCTCAGCGGCGCCGACGGCGAGGTGAAGAAGAGCGTGCTCGAGCGCATCGTCGACGCGCTCTACCTGCCCATCGAGCGCATCTACATGGCCGCGCTGCGCTGGTCGATGAACCACCGCTGGGTGATCGTGATCCTCTGCCTGGCGACGCTCGGCTCGTGCATCCCGCTGGGCAAGGCCGTGCCCAAGGGCTTCGTGCCCGCGAACGACGAGGCGAACTTCGCCATCAACCTGCGCGCCGCCGAGGGGACGAGCCTGCAGTCGACGCTGCTCGTCGCGGAGAAGGTGGCCCGCGAGACGCGCCGCTTGCCGGGCGTGAAGCACACGCTGGTGACGATTGGCGACGGCAACGACCTCACCGCCAACAAGGCCGCCATCTACGTGAAGCTGGCGGACCCGAAGGATCGCGTGCAGAGCCAGCAAGAGCTCGTGGAGCGGACGCGTCGCGAGGTCGTGGCCAAGCTGCCCAAGGAGCTGCGCGTGGACGTGTCCGACGTCGACGCCTTCAACTCCGGCCAGTCGACGAAGGCCGTGCAGTACGTGATCAACGGCCCCGACGTCGACAAGCTCGGCCACATCGGCGAGAGCGTGAAGATGAAGCTCAAGCGCGTGGCCGGCACCGCCGACGTCGACACCGATCTCGTCCTCGGCAAGCCCGAGGTGCGCATCCACGTGCTGCGCGACAAGGCGGCCGACCTCGGCGTGCAGGTGGCCGACGTCTCGAACGCGGTGCAGTTGCTGGTGGGCGGCCTGAAGGTCTCGACGTACGAGGAGAACGGCGAGGACTACGACGTGCGCCTGCGCGCGGGTGAGCAGGACCGCTCGCGCATCGATCGCCTGGGCATGCTCACGGTGCCGTCGACGAAGCTGGGCGCGGTGTCATTGCGCGACCTGGTGCAGCTCTCCGACGCCACCGGCCCCTCGCAGATCAACCGCCTCAACCGTCGGCGCCAGGTGACGGTCTCGTCGAACGTGGTTCCTGGCTTTGGCGAGAGCGACATCCAGGCCCAGCTCGTGAAGATCATCGCCGACGAGAAGCTGCCCGCGGGCTACAGCGCGCAGCCCATCGGCCGCAGCAAGGAGACGGGCAAGGCGGCCAAGGGCTTCATGATCGCCTTCATCCTCACCTTCGTGTTCATGTACCTGGTGCTCGCGGCGCAGTTCGAGAGCTGGCTCTACCCGATCACGATCATGGTGTGCCTGCCGCTCACCGTGCCGTTCGCGCTCATCTCGCTGCTGCTCTTCCACCAGTCGCTGACCATCATGAGCGCGCTGGGAATCCTGGTCTTGTTTGGCGTGGTGAAAAAGAACTCCATCTTGCAGGTGGACCACACCAACAACCTGCGCGCGCAAGGCATGAATCGCCTCGACGCCATCCTGCACGCGAACAGGGACCGCCTGCGGCCCATCTTGATGACCACCATCGCCTTCGTCGCGGGCATGCTCCCGCTGATCACGTCGAAGGGTATCGGCGCGGGCTTCAACCGCGCGACCGCAGGCGTGGTCGTCGGCGGCCAGACGCTCTCGCTGCTGCTCACGCTGCTGGCCACGCCTGTCGTGTACTCGCTGCTCGACGATCTCTCGCAGTTCTTCTCGCGCATCTGGAAGGCGATCTTCACGCCCGTCGATCGCGGCCAGGATGACCTCGATCGCGTGGAGCAGGTCGCGGATCAGATCGCGCATTAA
- a CDS encoding ester cyclase has translation MADNKRVAARILDEVWSQGRFEAIEELCDDKFESRMPIVGKVDRSSLKETIGAYRKAFPDLKFEVKDILFEGDKGVIRWVGSGTNKGSFMGMAPTNKFAKVHGVTFVEFKNGKSLKEYVHYDVLTFLDSLGIKLPIGMAPPAPSETRPELRH, from the coding sequence ATGGCTGACAACAAGCGCGTGGCCGCACGCATTTTGGACGAGGTCTGGAGCCAGGGCCGCTTCGAAGCCATCGAGGAGCTCTGCGATGACAAGTTCGAGTCGCGGATGCCCATCGTCGGCAAGGTCGATCGCTCGAGCCTCAAGGAGACCATCGGCGCCTATCGCAAGGCATTTCCGGATCTGAAGTTCGAGGTGAAGGACATCCTCTTCGAGGGCGACAAGGGCGTGATCCGCTGGGTGGGCTCGGGCACGAACAAGGGCTCGTTCATGGGCATGGCGCCCACCAACAAGTTCGCCAAGGTGCACGGCGTCACGTTCGTGGAGTTCAAGAACGGCAAGAGCCTCAAGGAGTACGTCCACTACGACGTGCTCACCTTCCTCGACAGCCTGGGCATCAAGCTGCCGATCGGCATGGCGCCGCCCGCGCCGTCCGAGACCCGGCCGGAGCTGCGGCACTGA
- a CDS encoding MMPL family transporter encodes MFERLGPFISRNRWPTLIFSGAFLLVSIALLLRGGLLTTGHIRGLEAETAQAKVTEVLGHPLATTFVVIFQSDTLDPDGDAFERAMNDALAPLQRDPRVLSVVTPANAPPFLLQSLTNSDARAALAMITLRGEERDALAAYPSIRAELQSPTLHVTATGQLPFVSDLDRTLEKDLVRAELLSMPLALIVLLFVFRSVVAAALPVGVGGLAVVGAIGIVMALAHTMDLAQYTVNVCSLIGLGVAIDYSLFTVSRYREELAAGASFDDALNRAVSTAGRAVAFSGAAVATGLSGLLFFEGSYLSAMGIGGAIVAALAAIFALTFLPALLSVLGPRIDAWKLPRKAVAPGTGRWHALALRVMKQPLLFLLPTLAVLVFMGTPFLHLRMSRADVRVLTQEVEARRGFELLKRDFPALARTRHVVAVEFPSSALSAEHVGALYDLSRRIAKLPGVVEVQSLVDNPNQPNMSRAAWQALITQPPPLFAKQIAEAEALTARGNLALLYVLTDGTPDSEPARTLVRTIRADRHAGDGSLVVTGETAMDVDTTDYVLARAPRAVAFVIVVTMLMLFMLLGSVVLPVKAVVMNLLSIAGSFGALVWVFQDGHLFVREPRPIEPSLPVLLFCAVFGLSMDYEVLMLTRMKESFARSGDNTAAVADGLERSAALITSAAAIMVSVFSAFALANVILVQAMGFGMALAVAVDATLVRVLLVPSTMRLFGSLNWWAPAPLLKLRRALGFGEAQRHG; translated from the coding sequence GTGTTCGAGCGCCTCGGGCCGTTCATCTCCCGCAACCGCTGGCCCACGCTCATCTTCTCGGGCGCGTTCCTGCTGGTCTCCATCGCGCTCCTGCTGCGCGGCGGCTTGCTCACCACCGGCCACATCCGGGGACTCGAGGCAGAGACCGCGCAGGCGAAGGTGACCGAGGTCCTCGGGCACCCGCTGGCGACGACCTTCGTGGTCATCTTCCAGTCCGACACGCTCGACCCGGACGGCGATGCCTTCGAGCGCGCCATGAACGACGCCCTCGCGCCGCTGCAGCGCGATCCGCGCGTGCTCTCGGTGGTCACGCCCGCGAACGCACCGCCGTTCCTCTTGCAGTCGCTCACAAACTCCGACGCGCGGGCCGCGCTGGCGATGATCACCCTGCGTGGCGAAGAACGAGACGCGCTCGCGGCGTATCCGTCGATCCGCGCGGAGCTGCAATCGCCAACGCTGCACGTCACCGCGACCGGCCAGCTCCCGTTCGTGAGCGACCTGGATCGCACGCTCGAGAAAGACCTCGTCCGCGCCGAGCTGCTCTCGATGCCGCTCGCGCTCATCGTGCTGCTCTTCGTGTTTCGGTCGGTGGTCGCGGCCGCGCTGCCGGTCGGCGTGGGCGGGCTCGCGGTGGTGGGCGCGATCGGCATCGTGATGGCGCTCGCCCACACGATGGACCTCGCGCAATACACGGTGAACGTGTGCTCGCTCATCGGGCTCGGCGTGGCCATCGACTACTCGCTCTTCACCGTCAGCCGCTACCGCGAAGAGCTCGCTGCGGGCGCGTCATTCGACGACGCGCTCAACCGCGCGGTGTCCACGGCGGGGCGCGCGGTGGCGTTCTCGGGCGCCGCGGTCGCCACGGGCCTCTCCGGGCTGCTGTTCTTCGAGGGCAGCTACCTCTCGGCGATGGGCATTGGCGGCGCCATCGTGGCCGCGCTCGCGGCGATCTTCGCGCTCACGTTCCTGCCCGCACTGCTCTCCGTGCTCGGTCCGCGCATCGACGCATGGAAGCTGCCGCGCAAGGCCGTCGCGCCGGGCACCGGACGCTGGCACGCGCTCGCGCTCCGGGTGATGAAGCAGCCGCTGCTCTTCCTCTTGCCCACGCTGGCGGTGCTCGTGTTCATGGGCACGCCGTTCCTGCACCTGCGGATGTCGCGCGCCGACGTGCGCGTGCTCACACAGGAGGTGGAGGCGCGCCGCGGGTTCGAGCTCTTGAAGCGCGACTTCCCCGCACTCGCCCGCACGCGGCACGTCGTCGCCGTCGAGTTTCCGAGCAGCGCGCTCTCGGCCGAGCACGTCGGCGCGCTCTACGATCTCTCGCGGCGCATCGCGAAGCTGCCGGGCGTCGTCGAAGTTCAGAGCCTCGTCGACAACCCCAACCAGCCGAACATGTCGCGCGCGGCGTGGCAGGCCCTGATCACCCAGCCGCCGCCGTTGTTTGCGAAGCAAATCGCAGAAGCCGAGGCGCTCACCGCACGCGGCAACCTGGCGCTGCTCTACGTGCTCACCGATGGAACGCCCGACTCGGAGCCCGCGCGGACGCTCGTGCGAACCATCCGTGCGGATCGGCACGCTGGCGACGGCTCGCTCGTGGTCACCGGCGAGACTGCGATGGACGTCGACACCACCGACTACGTGCTCGCCCGCGCCCCGCGCGCCGTGGCCTTCGTCATCGTGGTCACCATGCTGATGCTGTTCATGCTGCTCGGCTCGGTGGTGCTGCCCGTGAAGGCCGTGGTGATGAACTTGCTCTCGATAGCAGGCTCGTTCGGCGCGCTGGTCTGGGTCTTCCAGGACGGCCACCTCTTCGTGCGCGAGCCGCGGCCCATCGAGCCTTCGCTGCCGGTCCTGCTCTTCTGCGCCGTGTTCGGACTCTCGATGGACTACGAGGTGCTGATGCTCACGCGCATGAAGGAGTCGTTCGCGCGCTCGGGCGACAACACCGCCGCGGTCGCCGACGGCCTCGAGCGCAGCGCCGCCCTCATCACCAGCGCCGCGGCGATCATGGTCTCCGTGTTCTCCGCATTCGCGCTGGCGAACGTGATCCTCGTGCAGGCCATGGGCTTCGGCATGGCGCTCGCGGTGGCCGTGGACGCCACGCTGGTGCGCGTGCTCCTCGTCCCCTCGACGATGCGGCTCTTCGGCAGCCTCAACTGGTGGGCGCCCGCTCCACTGCTGAAGCTGCGCAGGGCCCTCGGCTTCGGCGAGGCGCAGCGGCACGGCTGA
- a CDS encoding NAD+ synthase has product MRLALAQIDTVVGDLEGNAAKVRAWTERAKAQGADLVVFPEQTLPGYPARDLLELPEFVERNEAVLNELARPAPWNAGVAIVVGFAQRHPGAGAGLYNAAAFIADGKLLGVAHKALLPNYDVFDEVRYFDPGPSASTFSWKGKRVGVSICEDIWNDKRFWTKSRYSRDPIEELRAQKADVVVNLSASPFSQGKPKLRDQMLGASAVHHDVPVVYVNLVGGNDSLVFDGHSSVYGRDGKVLMRLPGFTESLQLIDLEAPPTTPAAPHAPDEAQLLEALVLGTRDYAAKTGFKRAVLGLSGGVDSALVAVVAARAFGGENVTTLAMPSRFTAQMSNDDAAVLAKNLGTLHRTVPIEPIVKGVEGQLAELFAGRPRDVTEENIQARARGNVLMAYSNKFNALLLTTGNKSELSVGYCTLYGDMCGGLAVIGDLLKTAVYNVCAHVNREREIIPTRILTRPPSAELADNQKDEDSLPPYAQLDQVLEAYVVEHTPRDVLIARGFDPALVNRVVNMILRAEYKRRQAAPVLRVSARAFGEGWRFPIAQRWR; this is encoded by the coding sequence ATGCGGCTGGCCCTGGCACAGATCGACACCGTCGTCGGCGACCTGGAGGGCAACGCCGCCAAGGTGCGCGCGTGGACCGAGCGCGCCAAGGCCCAGGGCGCGGACCTCGTGGTGTTCCCCGAGCAGACCCTGCCCGGCTATCCCGCGCGCGATCTGCTCGAGCTCCCCGAGTTCGTGGAGCGCAACGAGGCGGTGCTCAACGAGCTGGCCAGGCCGGCGCCGTGGAACGCGGGCGTGGCGATCGTCGTGGGGTTCGCGCAGCGGCACCCGGGCGCAGGCGCGGGGCTGTACAACGCGGCGGCGTTCATCGCGGACGGCAAGCTGCTCGGCGTCGCGCACAAGGCGCTCCTGCCGAACTACGACGTGTTCGACGAGGTCCGCTACTTCGATCCCGGCCCGTCTGCGTCGACGTTCAGCTGGAAGGGCAAGCGCGTGGGCGTGTCCATCTGCGAGGACATCTGGAACGACAAGCGCTTCTGGACCAAGAGCCGCTACAGCCGCGATCCCATCGAGGAGCTGCGCGCGCAGAAGGCGGACGTGGTCGTGAACTTGTCTGCGTCGCCGTTCTCACAGGGCAAGCCGAAGCTGCGCGATCAGATGCTGGGTGCGTCGGCGGTGCACCACGACGTGCCGGTCGTGTACGTGAACCTCGTGGGCGGCAACGACTCGCTCGTCTTCGATGGGCACTCGAGCGTGTATGGCCGCGACGGCAAGGTGCTGATGCGCCTCCCCGGCTTCACCGAATCGCTCCAGCTCATCGACCTCGAGGCGCCGCCGACCACACCCGCAGCGCCGCACGCGCCGGACGAAGCGCAGCTCCTGGAAGCGCTCGTGCTCGGCACCCGCGACTACGCGGCCAAGACCGGCTTCAAGCGCGCGGTGCTCGGGCTCTCGGGCGGCGTGGACTCGGCGCTGGTCGCGGTGGTGGCCGCGCGCGCGTTCGGCGGCGAGAACGTGACCACGCTGGCGATGCCGAGCCGCTTCACGGCGCAGATGTCGAACGACGACGCAGCGGTGCTCGCGAAGAACCTGGGAACCCTGCATCGCACGGTGCCCATCGAGCCCATCGTGAAGGGCGTGGAGGGCCAGCTCGCCGAGCTCTTCGCCGGCCGGCCGCGCGACGTGACCGAAGAGAACATCCAGGCCCGCGCGCGCGGCAACGTGCTCATGGCCTACTCGAACAAGTTCAACGCGCTCCTGCTCACCACGGGCAACAAGAGCGAGCTCAGCGTGGGCTACTGCACCCTCTATGGCGACATGTGCGGCGGCCTGGCCGTCATCGGCGATCTGCTCAAGACCGCCGTGTACAACGTCTGCGCCCACGTGAACCGCGAGCGCGAGATCATTCCCACGCGGATTCTCACCCGGCCGCCCAGCGCCGAGCTCGCCGATAACCAGAAGGACGAAGACTCGCTGCCGCCGTACGCCCAGCTCGACCAGGTGCTCGAGGCCTACGTCGTCGAGCACACCCCGCGCGACGTGCTCATCGCCCGCGGCTTCGACCCCGCGCTCGTTAACCGGGTGGTTAACATGATCTTGCGCGCGGAGTACAAGCGGCGACAGGCGGCACCGGTGCTGCGGGTGTCGGCGCGCGCGTTCGGCGAGGGCTGGCGGTTCCCCATTGCGCAGCGCTGGCGCTGA
- a CDS encoding chalcone isomerase family protein, translated as MRTLLSTALLLALFVPIAHAEKLVEEATEQSFDSPQTIDGIEFKCLGTGVRKKFVVKVYAVAFCLGADKADATVAAALAKAGGKVDGDSKAFFQALRESDAAKAVDMRFVHDVGKEKIVEAFGETLEKALGNDDADGRAKFLALVDRDIKKGDRMTLTAAPDGKLTLTIAGHAGSVTDPKIAKHIWVSWIGPDAVTPGLRDDIAARVSKK; from the coding sequence ATGCGCACGCTGCTCTCGACCGCCTTGCTGCTCGCCCTGTTCGTGCCCATCGCCCACGCTGAGAAGCTGGTGGAGGAGGCCACCGAGCAGTCCTTCGACTCGCCCCAGACCATCGACGGCATCGAGTTCAAGTGCCTCGGCACGGGCGTGCGCAAGAAGTTCGTGGTGAAGGTCTACGCCGTGGCGTTCTGCCTCGGGGCCGACAAGGCCGATGCGACGGTTGCCGCTGCGCTGGCCAAGGCCGGCGGCAAGGTCGACGGCGACAGCAAGGCCTTCTTCCAGGCCCTGCGCGAGTCGGATGCCGCCAAGGCCGTGGACATGCGCTTCGTGCACGATGTGGGCAAGGAGAAGATCGTCGAGGCGTTTGGCGAGACGCTCGAGAAGGCGCTCGGCAACGACGACGCCGACGGCCGCGCGAAGTTCCTGGCGCTCGTGGATCGCGACATCAAGAAGGGCGATCGCATGACGCTCACCGCCGCGCCGGATGGCAAGCTCACGCTGACCATCGCCGGCCACGCAGGCTCGGTGACCGATCCCAAGATCGCCAAGCACATCTGGGTCTCGTGGATTGGTCCGGACGCCGTGACCCCTGGCCTGCGCGACGACATCGCCGCGCGTGTGAGCAAGAAGTAG
- a CDS encoding DUF4010 domain-containing protein: MEKLRRALANPDVRDGLVLAVVVCVVWPLAPDRQIGPLGGLNPASLVRLVVIVTLVAAGGALAQRFLGPRFGLVAAGFAAGFVSSSATIAAMGLRSKDDPTRGNASVAAALASSVATVVEYGVLVGAVDSALLVEMLPSLSLGLLAALIGTVLALARDSSNGGEAIPKGRVFQVRAAAGFAALYVGITMLTRFIANHLGVAGVLGVSALGGFVDAHSTAGSIATLTLAKQLTTATGELALVSALTSNTVTKVVVAWTTGTRAFAARTTIGVLGIAAAAWVGVVAA; encoded by the coding sequence ATGGAGAAGCTCCGTCGCGCACTCGCGAACCCCGACGTGCGCGACGGCCTGGTGCTCGCGGTGGTGGTCTGTGTCGTCTGGCCGCTCGCGCCCGATCGTCAAATCGGTCCACTGGGCGGACTGAACCCGGCCTCGCTGGTCCGGCTGGTGGTCATCGTGACGCTGGTCGCGGCTGGCGGCGCGCTCGCGCAGCGCTTCCTGGGTCCGCGGTTCGGGCTCGTGGCCGCCGGCTTTGCCGCGGGGTTCGTCTCCAGCAGCGCCACCATCGCGGCCATGGGCCTGCGCTCGAAGGACGATCCCACTCGCGGGAATGCGTCGGTGGCGGCCGCGCTCGCCTCGAGCGTGGCCACGGTGGTCGAGTACGGTGTGCTCGTGGGCGCCGTGGACAGCGCCTTGCTCGTGGAGATGCTGCCCTCGCTCTCGCTGGGCCTGCTGGCCGCGCTGATCGGTACCGTCTTGGCGCTCGCGCGAGATTCGTCGAACGGCGGTGAAGCGATCCCCAAGGGGCGCGTCTTCCAGGTGCGCGCGGCGGCCGGCTTCGCGGCGCTCTACGTGGGGATCACGATGCTCACGCGCTTCATCGCCAACCATTTGGGCGTGGCGGGCGTGCTGGGCGTCTCGGCGCTCGGCGGCTTCGTGGACGCGCACTCGACAGCCGGATCGATCGCGACGCTCACGCTCGCCAAGCAGCTCACCACCGCGACCGGAGAGCTCGCGCTGGTCTCGGCCCTCACTTCGAACACCGTCACCAAGGTCGTGGTGGCGTGGACGACCGGGACGCGCGCGTTCGCCGCTCGGACGACGATCGGTGTCCTGGGCATCGCGGCCGCCGCGTGGGTCGGCGTGGTCGCGGCCTAA
- a CDS encoding peptidoglycan-binding protein: protein MRIASISSVPAQPTNPTPSAPASTPVPASQASSFQASGDANAMSLVGLSQGKGAPALIKQLQDDLVSAGVLDASVRSNPGYGNTFGPMTAAAVRKLQAQNGLSQTGIVDSATAKLLLPQTPPSSQPPSTPPAGFPGAPAGDAQATALAGLAPGATNAAGIKQLQDDLVRMGALDGAIASNAGYGHSFGPLTQAGLKAFQDANGLPQTGVVDAATVAALQAPRPPVAPIAAGAAQAFRSQIGLPAGPLTTETDGSVRQPFDNGYVMATPEGTLYVVDSSGQTLSMQKLGAASSLDQANQSFLSQWGPTPWNSAQGAPYGYEDCGPTSCAMVLSSLGLIAHPSPADAEKTIDAMRDAALGYNSTHSQDTDDSELVKALKANGAQAVDVAPVTQQAVDAALAEGHPLIIGSGDTWAAWGKQQCLDGKYLNHQNPGGHYVTVLGRASDGNYIVGDPLSSVGAIEATPAQLKTLLGGAWSGIEVARS, encoded by the coding sequence TTGCGCATTGCATCCATCAGCTCCGTCCCCGCTCAGCCCACGAACCCCACCCCGAGCGCGCCCGCGTCGACTCCCGTCCCCGCGTCCCAGGCCAGCAGCTTCCAGGCCTCGGGCGACGCGAACGCGATGTCGCTCGTGGGCCTGTCACAGGGAAAGGGCGCGCCCGCCCTCATCAAGCAGCTCCAGGACGATCTGGTGAGCGCCGGCGTGCTGGACGCGTCGGTTCGCTCCAACCCGGGGTACGGGAACACCTTCGGGCCCATGACCGCCGCGGCCGTCCGCAAGCTCCAAGCGCAGAACGGCCTCTCCCAGACGGGCATCGTGGACAGCGCGACCGCCAAGTTGCTGCTGCCGCAGACACCGCCTTCGTCACAGCCTCCTTCGACGCCGCCTGCTGGATTTCCCGGCGCACCGGCCGGAGATGCCCAGGCGACCGCGCTCGCGGGCCTGGCACCCGGCGCGACCAACGCCGCGGGCATCAAGCAGCTCCAGGACGACCTCGTCCGGATGGGTGCGCTCGACGGAGCCATCGCTTCCAACGCGGGCTACGGTCACAGCTTCGGGCCGCTCACGCAGGCCGGACTCAAGGCCTTCCAGGACGCGAACGGATTGCCTCAGACGGGCGTGGTCGACGCGGCCACGGTCGCCGCCCTCCAGGCGCCGCGTCCGCCGGTGGCTCCGATCGCAGCCGGCGCGGCGCAGGCGTTCCGGAGCCAAATCGGTCTGCCTGCCGGCCCGCTGACGACCGAGACCGACGGCTCGGTCCGCCAGCCCTTCGACAACGGCTACGTGATGGCGACGCCCGAGGGCACGCTCTACGTCGTCGACAGCTCCGGACAGACGCTGAGCATGCAGAAGCTGGGCGCCGCGAGCAGCCTCGACCAGGCCAACCAGAGCTTCCTGAGCCAGTGGGGACCCACGCCGTGGAACAGCGCCCAGGGCGCGCCCTACGGCTACGAGGACTGCGGCCCGACCTCGTGCGCGATGGTGCTGAGCTCGCTGGGGCTCATCGCCCATCCGTCGCCCGCCGACGCGGAGAAGACCATCGACGCCATGCGCGACGCGGCGCTGGGCTACAACTCCACGCACTCGCAGGACACCGACGACTCGGAGCTGGTCAAGGCCCTCAAGGCCAACGGCGCCCAGGCGGTGGACGTTGCGCCCGTTACCCAGCAGGCGGTGGATGCCGCGCTCGCAGAAGGCCACCCGCTCATCATCGGCAGCGGCGACACCTGGGCGGCCTGGGGCAAGCAGCAATGCCTGGACGGCAAGTACCTCAACCACCAGAACCCCGGCGGCCACTACGTCACCGTGCTTGGCCGCGCGAGCGACGGCAACTACATCGTCGGCGATCCGCTCTCGAGCGTGGGCGCCATCGAGGCCACGCCCGCGCAGCTCAAGACCCTCCTCGGCGGCGCGTGGAGCGGCATCGAGGTGGCCAGGTCGTAG